A window of Cyanobacterium sp. T60_A2020_053 genomic DNA:
TTAATTTGTCCTTGCAAGTGGTGTAATACTTCTTCTGTTTTAGCTACCACCAGCGCCCCTGTGGTGTCCTTATCAAGACGATGCACAATGCCGGGGCGCTCAACTCCTCCAATACCTGTTAAGTCTGGACAATGGGCTAATAGAGCGTTTACTAGAGTTCCTGTATGGTGACCGGGCGCTGGATGCACTACAAAATCAGCACTTTTATTGACTATTAAAAGGTATTCGTCTTCATAGAGAATGTCAAGGGGAATATTTTCGGGCTGAATATGAGAAGGAATCACTGGGGGAAGATGTAAAAATATTTCATCTCCCAAATTTAAAATAGTTTTTTTTTGATCACAAAGACGATCATTGACATATACTTGTCCATCTTCAATTAACTTTTGAATCCTTGAACGAGATAAATCTTCGTTTTTTTCTGCTAACCAAGCATCTATTCTTTGCCTTTTTTCATCAACTATTATTTTTCTAAATTCTGAATTATTCACTTATTTGACTCTCTGATAAAAAAGAACTTAAATTATTTAAAAATATTATGAAAAAATACATATAGCAATACTAAATCGGTTGTGAGAATTATCTTATCGTAACAGGCAACAGGAAATCATAATTCATAATTGATTACCCTCACGACTCCACTTTTTCATTAACTCCTTGTTATATATTTGTTTTACAAATGAGAAAGATTATGAATTAAAATGAAGCAAAATAGTTTATGGCAAACAATTAACTTAATATAATCAATAGATAAAGTTTTTCTTTTCTTAAAAATTATATATCAGGTTTAATCAATTTATGACTCAAGCAGATTTACTAATCAAAAATGCTCAAATATTCTTAGCAAATGGTGATATTTTTCAAGGTGATTTAAGGATAACACAAGGAAAAATTGCGGAAATTGGTGAGAATTTAGAAGTAGCAGAAGAAAAGGTTATTGATGCTGAGGGATTAACCCTTTTACCCGGAGTAATTGATCCGCAGGTGCATTTTCGTGAACCGGGTTTAGAACATAAAGAGGACCTCTTTACGGCTTCTTGTGCCTGTGTCATGGGGGGGGTGACTTCTTTCCTAGAAATGCCCAACACTCGCCCCTTAACTACAACTCAAGAGGCT
This region includes:
- a CDS encoding RluA family pseudouridine synthase codes for the protein MDAWLAEKNEDLSRSRIQKLIEDGQVYVNDRLCDQKKTILNLGDEIFLHLPPVIPSHIQPENIPLDILYEDEYLLIVNKSADFVVHPAPGHHTGTLVNALLAHCPDLTGIGGVERPGIVHRLDKDTTGALVVAKTEEVLHHLQGQIKAKTARRDYLAIVYGNFSQENGTIDLPIGRHPHERKKMAIVEVEKGGKEAITHWQVREKLGNYSLVEYRLETGRTHQIRVHSAHVAHPILGDPLYGSGHSVGVNLTGQALHAFCLTLTHPISGEIISAEAPIPPEMEKLLRVLKNRL